In one window of Longimicrobium sp. DNA:
- a CDS encoding HAMP domain-containing sensor histidine kinase, translated as MEFGSRSNPYDDYRGLQLRERMEALGQVSAELMHDLALGLSALEARARLAAADARDGRPATGDLEHVVETSADLNLMVRDTLDVVQGRALSPEVRFDVGVEVERAVRRFFPGSRGVEVRLKTDLPGTVEVEGRASFLFRSVWNLLSNAMRHCRSEVQVGVSVEDPRRMDEDAEAVVCIDIEDDGAGLDLARAATLFEPAPFADPEGGGMGLSAVAWMVSQLGGWVRHRPGDELGGACFEIRLPVADHATSTG; from the coding sequence ATGGAATTCGGCAGCCGTTCCAACCCGTACGACGACTACCGCGGCCTGCAGCTGCGCGAGCGCATGGAAGCGCTCGGGCAGGTTTCGGCCGAGCTGATGCACGACCTGGCGCTGGGGCTGAGCGCGCTGGAGGCCCGCGCGCGCCTTGCCGCCGCCGACGCCCGCGACGGCCGCCCGGCCACGGGTGACCTGGAGCACGTGGTGGAGACCAGCGCCGACCTGAACCTGATGGTCCGCGACACGCTGGACGTGGTGCAGGGGCGCGCGCTCTCCCCCGAGGTGCGCTTCGACGTGGGCGTGGAGGTGGAGCGCGCGGTGCGGCGCTTCTTCCCCGGCTCGCGCGGCGTGGAGGTGCGGCTGAAGACCGACCTTCCCGGCACCGTGGAGGTGGAGGGGCGCGCGTCGTTCCTCTTCCGCTCCGTGTGGAACCTGCTGTCCAACGCCATGCGCCACTGCCGCAGCGAGGTGCAGGTGGGCGTGAGCGTGGAGGACCCGCGGCGGATGGACGAGGACGCCGAGGCGGTGGTGTGCATCGACATCGAGGACGACGGCGCGGGGCTGGACCTGGCGCGCGCCGCCACCCTCTTCGAGCCCGCCCCGTTCGCCGACCCCGAGGGTGGGGGGATGGGGCTCTCGGCCGTGGCCTGGATGGTGTCGCAGCTGGGCGGCTGGGTGCGCCACCGCCCCGGCGACGAGCTGGGCGGCGCCTGCTTCGAGATCCGCCTCCCCGTAGCCGACCACGCCACCAGCACCGGCTGA